A genomic region of Melopsittacus undulatus isolate bMelUnd1 chromosome 5, bMelUnd1.mat.Z, whole genome shotgun sequence contains the following coding sequences:
- the GSG1 gene encoding LOW QUALITY PROTEIN: germ cell-specific gene 1 protein (The sequence of the model RefSeq protein was modified relative to this genomic sequence to represent the inferred CDS: substituted 2 bases at 2 genomic stop codons), with protein sequence MKSHVPLETFQLSMAMLGLIXXGHLMELLKGLPWRRAFLAVILNLLALSLSTTALLGSYWCTGTQKVPKPLCGKSKATKCIGVPMPSEAGASNVSSQEVVHYSWETGDDRFDFRYFHTGMWLSCEESMEGPEERCRSFIELSPPAERGILWLSLGSEMLYISLLLISFILLMVEMLHTGNPVCGLKLNAFAAVSSVLSGLLGMVAHMMYTQVFQATVNLGPEDWRPHSWDYGWAFYMAWASFTCCMASAVTTLNTYTKTVLEFKRNHIKGYDGCFKDQPQHHQCFIQRQISSYYGPQDKLLHSVSEGVDFYSDLQQKVLQREPELDLDEVLGQTIGEDCC encoded by the exons atggagctgctgaagggaTTGCCATGGCGCCGTGCTTTCCTGGCTGTCATCCTCAACCTGCTTGCCCTCAGCCTGTCCACCACTGCCTTGCTTGGCAGCTACTGGTGCACTGGGACCCAAAAAGTACCCAAGCCTTTGTGTGGGAAGAGCAAGGCCACCAAGTGCATTGGTGTCCCCATGCCATCCGAGGCAGGTGCTAGCAATGTTTCATCCCAGGAAGTGGTGCACTACAGCTGGGAGACTGGGGATGACCGCTTTGACTTCCGATACTTCCACACGGGGATGTGGCTTTCCTGTGAAGAGAGCATGGAAGGGCCAG aagagAGATGCCGTAGTTTTATTGAGCTTTCACCACCAGCAGAGAGAG GAATCCTGTGGCTGTCGCTGGGATCAGAGATGCTGTACATTAGCTTGCTGCTCATCAGCTTCATCCTCCTGATGGTGGAAATGTTGCATACTGGCAATCCCGTCTGTGGGCTGAAGCTCAATGCCTTTGCTGCTGTCTCCTCTGTGCTGTCAG GTCTCCTTGGGATGGTGGCACACATGATGTACACTCAAGTCTTTCAGGCAACAGTTAATCTGGGACCAGAGGACTGGAGACCACACTCCTGGGACTACGGCTGGGCATTCTA CATGGCCTGGGCTTCCTTCACCTGCTGCATGGCCTCTGCTGTCACCACTCTCAACACCTACACCAAGACGGTGCTGGAGTTCAAAAGGAACCACATAAAGGGCTATGACGGGTGCTTCAAGGATCAGCCTCAGCACCACCAGTGCTTCATACAGCGGCAAATAAGCAGCTACTATGGTCCCCAGGACAAGCTCCTCCATTCAGTCTCTGAGGGAGTTGACTTCTACTCTGATCTGCAGCAAAAAGTGCTACAGCGGGAACCAGAGCTGGATCTGGATGAGGTCTTGGGACAGACGATCGGGGAGGATTGTTGTTAG